A genomic window from bacterium includes:
- a CDS encoding ABC transporter ATP-binding protein — protein MAFIEIRNLLKRYKKVVAVNHIDLEVKQGEMLTLLGPSGCGKTTTLRCIAGLETPEEGDIVIDGKPMLSEGFVHPSQRGIGMVFQNYAVWPHMKVFNNVAYGLKIQKLSRNNIQERTLEALELVGLKGLGDRYPSQLSGGQQQRVALARALVRNPKVLLLDEPLSNLDAKLREKMRFEIKGLVKRMGITSVYVTHDQAEAMVISDRIAVMDSGKIVQIGTAQEIYKKPASKFVADFIGTMNFISGEIVQAIRDTTAAIPSPSGAVCVRTEFSEKVLCSTDGATEATPGKKVYVSIRPEDVEVVTDTPREMENQFRGVVAHKAYLGNFIYFFVDVNGTRIQAQVSHSLPLDEGQEVHLYLDPAKCMILF, from the coding sequence ATGGCATTCATCGAGATCAGGAACCTGCTCAAGCGCTACAAGAAGGTGGTGGCAGTCAACCACATAGACCTTGAGGTGAAGCAGGGAGAGATGTTGACCCTTCTCGGGCCCAGCGGGTGCGGCAAAACCACCACCTTACGCTGCATCGCCGGACTGGAAACACCGGAAGAGGGGGACATCGTTATCGACGGCAAGCCGATGCTCTCGGAAGGGTTTGTCCATCCGTCACAACGGGGGATCGGCATGGTGTTCCAGAACTATGCCGTATGGCCGCATATGAAGGTCTTCAACAATGTCGCATACGGCTTGAAAATTCAGAAGCTGTCCAGGAACAATATCCAGGAAAGAACGCTGGAAGCACTGGAGCTTGTGGGGCTGAAGGGGTTAGGGGACCGGTACCCGTCCCAGTTGAGCGGTGGACAGCAGCAGCGGGTGGCCCTTGCGCGGGCGCTGGTGAGAAATCCCAAGGTGCTGCTGCTGGATGAACCCCTGAGCAACCTGGATGCGAAGTTGAGGGAAAAGATGCGGTTTGAAATTAAGGGCCTGGTCAAACGCATGGGCATCACATCCGTCTATGTCACCCACGATCAGGCAGAGGCCATGGTCATCTCCGACAGGATCGCCGTCATGGACTCGGGGAAAATCGTGCAGATCGGCACTGCCCAGGAGATCTATAAAAAACCCGCCAGTAAATTTGTCGCCGATTTCATCGGCACCATGAATTTTATATCCGGCGAGATCGTTCAGGCCATCCGGGACACCACTGCAGCAATCCCATCGCCATCCGGGGCAGTCTGTGTTCGCACTGAATTCAGCGAGAAGGTGTTGTGTTCAACGGACGGCGCCACGGAAGCGACACCGGGGAAAAAGGTGTATGTGTCCATTCGTCCTGAAGACGTGGAAGTGGTCACAGACACGCCTCGGGAAATGGAGAACCAGTTCAGGGGTGTCGTCGCCCACAAGGCGTACCTGGGTAATTTCATTTATTTTTTCGTGGACGTGAACGGAACGAGGATCCAGGCGCAGGTTTCGCACAGCCTGCCTCTGGACGAAGGACAGGAAGTCCACCTTTACCTGGATCCGGCAAAATGCATGATCCTGTTTTAA